In Bacteroidota bacterium, the following proteins share a genomic window:
- a CDS encoding prepilin-type N-terminal cleavage/methylation domain-containing protein — MSGRDRIVNQLSTGSTRRCQSGFTLIELVIIIVTLGILAAVAIPKFADIGESAKETATRKELQELRLAVVGNPDLVAGGKPVAAGYEGNVGHLPNQLSDLVDKPDSIAPYDRLTGLGWHGPYIDSTGGSYLRDAWGSAYLYDRLNRRLFSVGGTDTIGISL; from the coding sequence ATGAGTGGTAGGGATCGAATCGTGAATCAGCTTTCGACAGGGTCGACCCGGCGTTGTCAGAGCGGCTTCACGCTGATTGAGCTCGTAATTATCATCGTCACACTCGGCATTCTCGCCGCGGTGGCGATCCCGAAGTTCGCCGATATCGGTGAAAGTGCCAAAGAGACGGCAACCCGCAAGGAGCTGCAGGAGCTGCGCCTTGCGGTCGTCGGCAACCCGGATCTGGTGGCCGGCGGAAAGCCGGTTGCGGCGGGCTACGAGGGCAACGTCGGGCATCTGCCCAACCAGCTTTCGGATCTTGTCGACAAGCCGGACTCGATTGCGCCGTATGACCGCCTGACCGGACTGGGCTGGCACGGACCGTATATTGATTCGACCGGCGGAAGCTATTTGCGCGATGCCTGGGGCAGCGCGTACCTGTACGATCGGTTGAATCGCCGACTCT
- a CDS encoding prepilin-type N-terminal cleavage/methylation domain-containing protein, with product MYALKNQKGFTLIELVIIIVILGILAAVAIPKYQDLSGEAREAAARSSLGSLRSGITIFYANQAVKTGSAVWPSVAEVRTSGTVMAQAVPSNPFQTAVPDSVLDGTGQIKGTVMGAAGGWVYNPTTGEIWMNSDGHSENEW from the coding sequence ATGTACGCTTTAAAGAACCAAAAGGGTTTCACGCTCATTGAGCTCGTAATCATTATCGTGATACTCGGTATTCTGGCTGCGGTAGCCATTCCGAAGTATCAGGATCTTTCGGGTGAAGCCCGTGAGGCCGCTGCCCGCAGTTCGCTCGGATCGCTTCGTTCGGGAATCACGATTTTCTACGCCAACCAGGCAGTTAAAACCGGTTCGGCCGTCTGGCCGAGCGTTGCCGAAGTTCGCACGTCGGGCACGGTAATGGCCCAGGCAGTTCCTTCCAACCCGTTCCAGACAGCGGTTCCGGATTCCGTGCTCGATGGTACCGGTCAGATCAAGGGTACGGTCATGGGTGCGGCCGGCGGCTGGGTGTATAACCCGACCACGGGAGAGATTTGGATGAACAGCGACGGCCATAGCGAAAATGAGTGGTAG